The Alkalihalophilus pseudofirmus nucleotide sequence GCTGACAGGATTTCGGGCCCTTGAAAAACTAAGAATCACAGTACAAACGTCTAACTAGTTCTCTTTGTCTCTTGATTAGCTAAATGGTAGAATCAAAGACAATGGAGGGGATTAAGATGAGTTATTATGATCTGAACATTTCAACAATTTTAATAATTAGCCCTATGTATGATGAATTAAAAAGATTGATAGAAAAAGAGGATCTAGAGCAGAGCTTTCGATTTAAAACTGAAGCTGAAGTTGCTGACGAAGATTTAGATTGGGCAGATGCCATCGCTTGCTTTAACACCCAAACGGATTTTAACTACAGTAAAGTGAAATGGGTTCATTCACTTGGAGCTGGCGTGGATCGTTTCTTACATAATAAAACCTGGGACCCGCAAGTATTACTGACAAGAACGATTTGTTCGTTTGGCCAAAGAATCGCTGAATATACGCTTAGCTATGTATTACAAGACATGCAGCACCATCATTTATTTCAAAAGGATGGCAGGGTGAAACGATGGAAGCCGCGCACACCTGGTTTATTAAAAAATGCAAAAGCAGTTATCTACGGTACAGGTGAAATTGGACAAGTAACAGCGAAAGTGCTCTCACAGTTTGGCATGGATGTGTACGGGGTTTCACGAAGCGGGAGGGAAAAAGACTTTTTCAAAAAAGTATTCACTATCGATCAACAAGAACTTACAGGTCAAAGCGAATGGAAGGATGCGGATTACATCATTAACACCCTGCCGCTTACCGTTGAGACGGAAGCTCTATTCAACGACCGATTCTTCTCACAATTTGCAGAAGCCGGCTTTATCAATGTTGGTCGCGGGGCCTCGGTAGACGAAGAAGCGCTTATTGAAGCATTAGATGAGGAAAGGCTGCGTTTTGCCGTCCTTGATGTATTTAAAGAAGAACCGCTTCCATCTGACCATCCTTTTTGGGAGCATCCTAACATTACGGTTACTCCTCATATCTCTGCTGTGACAACGGCTGATGAGGCTGTAGTTTGTTTTATTGATACGTTACGTAACATAGAACGAAACGAGAAGCTTGTTAATCAAGTGGATATTGAAAAAGGATATTAATAGCAGATTTAATATATTGGCATAAAAATTGCATTAAAAATAAGGGCAGGATTCGTTGTCGTATTGTCGAATGAATCTATGAAAAAAGAAAGTGTTAATATA carries:
- a CDS encoding D-2-hydroxyacid dehydrogenase, producing MSYYDLNISTILIISPMYDELKRLIEKEDLEQSFRFKTEAEVADEDLDWADAIACFNTQTDFNYSKVKWVHSLGAGVDRFLHNKTWDPQVLLTRTICSFGQRIAEYTLSYVLQDMQHHHLFQKDGRVKRWKPRTPGLLKNAKAVIYGTGEIGQVTAKVLSQFGMDVYGVSRSGREKDFFKKVFTIDQQELTGQSEWKDADYIINTLPLTVETEALFNDRFFSQFAEAGFINVGRGASVDEEALIEALDEERLRFAVLDVFKEEPLPSDHPFWEHPNITVTPHISAVTTADEAVVCFIDTLRNIERNEKLVNQVDIEKGY